The genomic DNA TAGTCAAGTAGAGACACTGATAAACTTTAGGATTTCTCGGAAAATCAAACGATTATAACAAgtatcaaataaatttctatcattAACACTTTCATTTCAAAACTGAATGTTTCCAAATTGTTTTAAAGTGATCACTACTATAATGTCCTAGGAAACCACAATGTACCTGGATTATTTACAAACACTCTGCACAAGTCTAAGAGGACCTAACAGTTGTACTATTAAATGTTGCAGAGTGTTGTATTccgacgtgtaacttgacactgcgagtcttgcagattttcatcgGTGAGGCGTGTTCCGTGTTTGTTCCTGTTGGAGTGAGTTGGAGTGATGAAATGGCAACCGGACGAGAATGCGTGCGTTCTGCGTCAggaagccgtcttatcgactatCTTCTCcctcggaataaatatgtaaatcccatcttatcctgagtttatgtcaaaaatgttgattcacaaacaTAGGTGAAACCAGacaatggtctcgtaaaataggattgctgtatgatttgaatcgcgaaCTTTTTCTGCCTGTACTGCGCTGACCAGTGAGTGAGTGGATAGTTAGCGCAGTAGATTGCGTGACGAGATGTAAAATATCTGttcgctttgccgtcgctacaatcgccccactaatgagacacacgcagactgttttcatggtggtaaaatatatatatatatatatataataacggACAAGAGAAAGCGCGGTTTTGTGGAAATTGATGTCAGCGTGATGTCATAATTCGAAGATTGTTAATTAACCCGTCACATTACCGAGGTCAACTAAATATCAGGTTGatggttacaataattaatatagtgtcaTTCCCAGTacccatataagtgtgattcaTACAAAAATAGCAGGACACaatttaattgatgtagcttacttataagcgccgttattaagcttagtttggaacagacctgcgggcgactcgtatggtcttcgcgggcgacttggtgcccgcgggcaacgcgttggtgacccctgatttAAGCCATAGCTAGTCAGTCTTAGTTCAGCACTAATTTTTTGACGACGCAATGGCCTCGTGCAGGAGTTCTAAAACTTTTGGAGTTTATGGAGCCCGTGAAGAGCTTGACTATTTTTAGGCAGCTccgtaaataaatttatgaaattatatattggcacatatagataatgttatatttgaattactGGCTTGTTGCCCCATTTTGATGCGACCTTTGCCAAATATTGTTGCCGTTATTGCTTTCTTGGACAGTTGCAAATTATCaaatcagtattttaataagtaaaagAATGGTTcacggagcccctaggtttatCTTTCGGATAcctggggctccgtatggagcacATTGAAAATCTATGGCCTAGCGAGTAAAGCCTTAGAAACATAACTGTGTTGGTATTGCAGATTATACACCTCCCTTTCAAATCCCATTTTCTAACCGCATCCAAACTTTTGAATCAGATATTAGAACAtttggtgtcgctgctcgacAGCCAGCTTTGGTTCCTGCAACATCCCTtacccagtaaaactgtgtaattatcattttttcgTAATTTGGGCTCTAgtgatattttttactggttgcAAAAATGACTTGACACCCAAATTTGAGCGGAGGTGGGGTGTTTTGCTTCGGCAGCGggtttgtacaaaagatccgagaATCTTTCCGATGCAATGGTTCTCAATTAGGAGTCTATTGTCGTCCAGAGGTCCGCAGAAGAATTTATTTGCTGAGCATAAAGTAAAAACGAATTGGCAAAGTAAAGTACCCGCCATTAGTTTGCAAAAGAACCACAAATGTAGTGCAACACAAGTTTTTACTTATCAACAAAATTGCATCAAATTTTGATCAGGTGGCAACCCCGGTTATGGTTCAGTAAAACACaaaggggtgggcaaattacggcccgcgggccggtcCTGCGCAAcggagtgtttcatccggcccccTTGTGTCTCCTGAAATCACGAGTAAAGtatttatggatataaatttacgttgaaaatatcgaCGAAAATAACGTCACAATGACCCCGACTGTTACGTTGTGCTTCTTATTATCATAGAAAAGTTAGCCGAGCTATTGGACTAAGCTCTTGTAAATAAACTTTtctattcatagtttttcatattgagttcaTGTAAGGAGTGACTAGTTTTGGAAGAGCTTAAATCTTTCTATGCCTGTTCATTCAGGAATTGAGAAAAAATTCACAAATCACGTGGGTGCTAATTCTATTTTTTACACACAACACTCATTTATACCTTTATCATCAAGCCCATACATCTGAAAAAACAAACAGCTTAAATATTCCTATAACCAATggggactggtaactggacaagagAATGGGGTATGATTAAGTCGTTTTATTGACTTTTCTTTTCCTAAATATGATGAGAATGATGAGAGCTAAATATGAGAACTTTTATTCAGTTGAATTTTCAAGTAAAGGAAACAGAGaagtaattttgattttgtgtCATTTCTTTTCAGATTTAATTTAGActcaaatatataaatgtatatattcttTACCCGTGCGACTACCCGtacttatatatttttgtggAGTGTTGTGTGAGCCCATGTGTAACTGTAGAAGACGAGGAATCTctttaaaacaagagagctatgctcaaatatattgaaacGTAGAGCATTTCGCCAATTTCCGAAAATCATACCACAGTTCACCGTTGGGCATAAAAAACGTCCCACTTTCGCTAAGCACTAGACTAGATCCACCGGCAAATGCCAAGCACGGAATCAGCTGATGTGCGTCCGCAGAAGGtttggtgacgtcatagcaaacaaaaaacgaattccacaaaactaacagaaatatttgaactaaataaaagtaatggccttcttgaaaaaaatttcatcttcaaccactgaaaattttgaacaacctggtccagtaatcaaagagaaaagcgactttttaagtTTTCCACCAGGTGtccaaaaataatgcaaaactaTCGTTATGTCCACgaacgtgtccaataacctgCTTTTTTGTCTGTGAACATGTTGGACTAATGTAATCGAGTACTTTATCATATACCTTCTCTGTTGTTGCCGAGATTGGGAGAGAGAGAAAGCAAATAAACGAGAGAGAGTCATCGAAAGAACGAAAGAGCTTAAGATGAGGAGGAAGAAGAACTGAGAGAGAGTAAGGCGAGAGAAAACTACATTACTTACTCGGCATGCCCGCGCTCCCTAGTATTTCTCAGGTTTGTTCCATATCTTCTTTGTTGTTGTCGAGATTAGGAGAGAGATAATGCAAACACAGGAGAAAGAAAGTCATCGAAAGAACGAGTGAGCTAAAGATGAGAGACAGAATTATAGAAGAGAGAGAGTAAGGCGGAAGGAAGAAAACAATAGCACATAATTGTCACCAGGTATATTCACGTCGAAGATGAATAAAGCCCAATACTTGATTGAACTTGCGCTAATTCACTCGGATCTATTATCATATTATCCCATTTTTTAGATTTGTAACGCCatgataatttatatatatatgtatacacgATAGCGTGTtttcatatcatgccctgataaAGTTTTTCTGAGTATAAATTCGAAACGTCGagaaattacatcgttttgctatacaccggttgtgctttatttatcttcgACGCGAGAGTAAACAATATTACTTATTCGTCACGCCCACTCCTACGAGTATATCTTTTCTTGGTCTCACATCTTTTTAAAACCCCTTTTGCTAGACACGAATTCAGTTAACATTCAAGTAAGATagtttatttgtataaattctGACTACTACAAAATTAATCAATAAAATGAGGTTATAACACAAATGTTGCTAATAAAATCACAACGAAGATTGATAAGTTTCCTCATATGGAGAAATGAATGCTACCAGAGAAGTTCTGAAGTCTCAAACAGAAAAGATCATTTAACAGGACAAACCGACATGagattttctatttatttaagtaattgaattcaaaaatatcttcttGAATATATATTGGATAATAAAACCTCAAGTCTTCTTGTCAGTGTCGAAATACTTCTATGGCTGCTGTATGTAGCTGTGCGGCTCCCTATTTTTACTGAGAAATATATAGGGTATCCATATcaagtcttgaaattttttgcaaaggaatttatcaatatcatatattgttttgaccccCACAgatataaagtaaaaatacttcaataattactgatttgaaagcaaaaaattttgttaagatatattgagaactgacttcaaatttcaagacttcatggacaccctataaaTGTTGAGAGGTGGAAATTGGTGTCGATTATTAAATCAACGGTGAAACTCCTAATCCATCCATGGCTACCAAAAATTTAGTAGATTCGaaagaattaaaaatgaatgtaataatcttgaaaaaaaaatcagctaGGATATATATTGGAAAGTAAAAGTAGTAAAATCTAGAGTCTCTCAAATCTGTGAATGAATTCACGGTTTTTATGTTTATTCATTATACTTATTTGTTACTACTGTATTTACTCTgaattattgctgttttttgagcCATTAATTGTTTTATCTGAAAAAGTTTAGACTATGATCCAACAAAAGATCACAAATGTACTTGCTATTTCTTGGagagagattatgttatttttcttattcttaCTTCCCATACTTTTTTCTACcaatatatcaattttttagTGAAAGTGGTGAGGCGTAAATTCTGATTTATCAATGAAATGGTGAATCTGTGAAAGCGtccagggttgccatatttaACCGTacttttccatatttttcttaATCCATCCGATATATTTGCTGACCCGAGTGTACGATCCGTAGCTTCCTTTTTTGTCTTCACATCCGCTTCCCCATGACGTCACTCCCTGTATGGTCCAGCGATCGCTGTTCAAACATACCAATGGCCCTCCGCTGTCTCCCTGCGTATTAAAAAAcgtgttttgtttgtatcaatGACTGGActaatctttttttaaattgttgatAGGCCGGGAAGAAAAGGTTTTTTAGAAGATTGtaggtactctcgtagtgtatataccaggttagggttaataATTTGGaatccgattttccttattttagtttcattacgaATTTGCAGATAATCTGTGTTAGCAACAGGAATATACCTCTTGCCCGTAAGTTTCAGTCCCtatatacaacttgatgtaaaataggcaaacaaaattagttacctccatattggtacacaaacttccgGAGCGCCAGATTGCCTATTATTCTACCTTTTTAAATTTCTATAACCATATATGAGCCCGTTGGAGCCGTAGGTAAAAAGCTTTTCATATATGGTCTACTACCGACGCCCTAAGTAAGAAGCATAAAAGAGATGCTGAAATATATTACCACAAATGACTAATATGATAACCATATCTTTAACAGAATTTTACCGAATATCATCAGTAATTTTCTTATTGATCAACGTTATTGCTTGTTGGTGCATCATTCAGAGTTTTGAACTACTTTGGCagttaataaaaatagaaagcGAGAGATAGCGAAATAATACGGAAGAGCATTGGGGAAAATGGAAGAAAGTAAAAAAAGGAGAGCGTGAAACAATATGAGAGAAAGTATTTGAAGGAAAAAGACGGTGCGAAGGAAGAGAAAAAGCGTACAAACTAGTAAACAAAAGAGAGCGACAAAACGAAAGAAAGCAAAAAGAGAGAGACAGAATGATAAGCGAGAATTAaagatactcccgtagtgtgtgtaccaggttaggattatgccataattttattccgattttcctcattttagtacTTTAACGAGatcggggactgcctgtgttggccaagtgaatcctttccataggtttcagtccctttacacaacttgatgtaaagtaggcaaacaatattagttacctctatattagTACATACACTGCTAGAGCGccgaaataaaacgaaaaataaCACTTACTCGGCATGTATCAATACCCGCTCCTCTTGTCCCAGCACACATTTGAGTTTTATCTTTCATGTGAAAGGAAGACATATACCGCATGCATTTTTCGTAACTGTGAACCTGCAACACTGCTTGCTTCAAATCGTTTTGATACTTTGGATCTGTTGAATAAAAGATAAATAAGGTAAATATTCAAGAAGTGCGTTCGTACAGTGGAATTTAACTGAACAAGACACAACaagaaaagtttgagaatatttgCATGTAATTGAACTCTTGATATCAATACATGCACCTAATAGTGGTgcaaccaaccagcggttacgcagTTTAGAGCGACTTTACAACACATTATTACCCCAACTGCATCAAAAGTGCGACGACAGAAGCGCGACGACAAGCGTTTTTTATGACGATTAGCAGGGTGCGTAACAAAGTAATAGTCTAGTTATATTTTGGAAATTCGATTCATTCCgacattttttgtttaataaaaccATGGTTATTGGAACATCGCTACTGATATTAGACTTCTAAATAAAAGTCGTAAACTTTACTTTTACAATACAATATTtactaataaataattatacaaATATATCAATTATGTATAGTAATTAATGCTAAATATTTTTGCCCATAGACAAAATAAATTCATCAACAATTTTAATTATGTCCATGTTACTAAGCACTTTTTTCCAAATTCAGTTCCAATTCAAGTTATATCGTCTCACCGTATGTATTACCCCAGCCAGTTACGACGCAAAAACTTTCTCCTGGTACTTCATAGTCAGGTTGAGGTAGACATGCCGTGCGCACGTAATCAGTAATCTGGAATGGCACTTTTAATTGAATTAGTGCAATGTCGTTTTTCACTTTGCTCTTAGAATAAGATTCGTGTAGAATGTATCGCAGAACTTTTCTCATTTGCATTTGAGGTTCGGACCCCCTGTTGTGACCAATTTTAACGGACATGTGATCAGGCCTGCAAGAaattataagtataagtttatttcgactccataatcagcataccaatgaaatgattggtaaaaataaataaataaaaactgattctgaaatcaggagagcaaacaaaaagTTATATAAAAGTTTTAATCTAAATTGTTGAGAACAGTTTGTTCCATCAGAGCAAAGTGTTGAGCCGCAACTAAAAGTTACTAATAGAAAGCTGAATAGttgtgtatttatttatatattcgtTTATACCCGTTTCAGAGCTTGGAGACATTAGTTTGGATTAGCCCTGGCATGGGAAAACCTCAGGCCATTGATTAATTATATCTGGcttgcctgatgctgccacaaccaaactaaaaccaaattttgagttttagctgaaaaatagctcaaagaattagttgagattgcaattaaatttagttctgTCTCTACGGTTATTGTTTCCACTTTTGTAacgctgtaaatattgtttgggaaatgtaacttttcacgtTACACTTAAATGACCCACCAGTCTAGTTGGGCAAAAATCTTGGCCCCTGATCTGAAAACCTTGAGCGGAACACGACTATTGTACAGAGTGTTCTTGATCAGTAAAACTTCCGGGTGTCCAATCATATATAAATGGACGTTCATGCAAATAACcggataactaatcccatactagGTATAGGTTCGGTAAAAGTCGAGAATCCGTTATACGTTATTTCATTCTCAAAATCTTTCATTTTCCCGGCATAAAAACAGGAAAATcttattcaaaatcaaattactCAAAAAACGCCCCCACAggctcagcggtgtggcgcatcgtgccaaGCAATAGGAATATGATCGCAACCGCACCTCTTATTACACTGTGTGAGTTCGCCGGTTTGAATTCCACGCGGGGattaattatgtgcaagaggattgcagGACACCTCAGCGCCACAGGGTGGCTCACGTAACCAAAGGTCAGTTACGGCCCTTTACCATCATCGAGACCATACGTCTGAAAACCAATAACTGCCTAATCAAATACCCGATATGGAcgggtaaccggacgaaaggccgtggttcgccctatgattaagccatcttatcggctttcctcctcccagaaaatatatatatagaaatctTATCCTATCATAATACTCACGGTGAATTGTCATCCAAACAATGTGCAGCCGTCAGTACCCATGTTGTTTGTATGAGAGTTCCTCCGCAGAAATGACCGTCGTAATAGCGGAGACTAGCAGACCATGGCCAGCTACCATGATATGCAATATCTCCTCCCAGGATCCTGTTAGTTGGAAATTGATTATTTAAAAGAAGTATGTGAATTATACAGTCTAACTCAGTGGTTCTTAAATGATGGGGCGCGCTCACAATGGAaacgtagacaattttttaaagGGCGTGAAgcttattgaaaatgaaaatatttcttggatttgatcttgctTGCGTACATTCGAAATTtagatttctttattttggatatttacgttccatccacgtattttcagcgtgtttttgaataaactttCGCCTACTATCTAATATTTGTAGtatattgttagctagttatttcaGAGGTGGAGCGCGAGACTTgagaaattttataaaaatggcgcggcctaaaaagtttgagaaccactggtctaaggTGTTTATTTTGAATAGAACACCGAACAAGTAACAATTGACAATCATATGAATTTATATTAAGATGGAAAGATATCCCTAGATTCAGTCTGGACTAGCggtccagtggttctcaaccttttttctgtcgtGGCCCATTGCGTTGCAAAAATATAATGCATGGCTGCAATTTTCAATAGATTTGTGGCCCGTCTGGAAATGTTTCTGCGACCAAACACTTTAGTTGAGTGGTGGGGAtttatttgaagcaaaaatCTTAACCCTCCGATGTATACACCAGGGCGTGGTTTTCACGCTTTTTCCTTCCGTGGCCTATTTTCGTTCGACAAAAATTCTGGCCCATTATTATTCTGATGCAAGAAAAATCTTTCTGTGTCCCGGCAGTGGGCCCACAGGTTGGGAAACGGTTCACTGGGCGAATGCTCTTACCATTTTACACATTTTGTATAATCGCTCGTGCCTTGCCATGGAAATCGTGCGGAACATTTTTTTATATCGCGGACGAGCTAAAAAATACCGTCAACTGCTATATGCAGTATCCCACTCTATTCCACGAAACAAGCACAAAATATGTAGaaaattttttcagtttttggcAAAGCTCGCTTTTTAAATAGTTCTGCTTATTGGGTTATACAGTCTTACTATGCCATTCATCATTATTTTGTATggtcaatatgaaaaattcaaatgttagagaataattttatcaatatacCTTTCCTGTTGCTCCGTTCCTCTTTTTCGTCTTCTTGTTTCAACGAGTCTTCCACCAACGATGGCAAAACCTTGAGTATAATAGGTTGACTCGATCGTTGGACTTCCACATGTTCCTGTAAatgatgaataatattgaatTCAATACATGTATCAGAGTAGAGAAGATGAAGTAGACTCCTGCAGCTTTTTTCCTGATTTCCCGGGGCGTAGCCATGAATTTTCTGGGGCGGGTGGGcttgttctgaaatttctaatcgCCAAGTTAGACTCTAACATATAGCGAGTTCGGTAAGTTTTTAAGTCTTGAGGAACTGAAAAGCGTTTCATGCCACAAAATAATGCTACGTaagatacattttttttaaatttcaatcgACCCTTGATGAGTAGataacattgtattttttttacatatttattgtgTGTCTCTGTAAATGATAGTTAATCTTTTCacgggctccataacaccatACGTTTGATAACACCTGATCTAAGGTAACTATTAATGGGTATAGATTTATAAAACTAGGCAGTAACTTGCTACAGTTTTTACAAAGTCTTACAGTTTTTTCAGGCATTTTGGCGATAAATCATATTATCAGCGACCGCCATTTCTAAAACCAGAATCTATATTGACTTTCAGTATCGAGTTACCTGGCACTGAGGTCGATGGTGCAGTACTTGTCGTGGTAGTCGTTGTTGTTGTCGGGGGTGGCCCACCATCCGTCCCACACTCTGGTATGCCACAGGTTTCCCATCTTGTGCTTGGATCGGTTGTATAACACCAGGGCCCTTGATCAAAATTAGCACTCGGATTTCGGCAGTAGTTTTCTTCCAGACCACTAAAAAcattatgatttttattttggtattatcTCACCACTAATTTTAGTCCAGTGGTGTGCAATCTGCGGCCCACAAAGAATAACTCCTGCCCCCAttaagtgccaattttgaatagtgtgcGGCGCACGGAAggagttttcaatttagttttatGGTACCTGCAAGTAATTCCGATCTATTTTCATCTGTCATAGGTAAAATTAAGGAAAATTTCctgttcaaaattttttctaaaatttctgtAAATCAGGAGTCGAGGTATTTTTTCAGTTGCTAAGTGTCGCATTCGGGCGTGGATTTTCTCTAACTCAGCCTTGCTAACTATTTAAAAGACAACTTTTCAAAAGCGAATTATTTTACACATTCACACATTGgcaatgtttcaaatttttgaaatttataaaatgaaaggCGGTCAAGAATTGTGTGAACCAATATTGAAGTAAATAATTTTCTTCGCCTACTTTacgtcaagttgtgtgaagggactgaaacttatgggcagggggtatattcacttgggtaacacagacagtactcgaactcgtaataaaattaaaataggcaaaattggaataaaattatggcttaaccccaacctagtacacatactacgggagtaccaaatgaAATACTCATGATTCTCCTCACCTGCACGGGTATTGATCAGGAGTCTTTGTATGCTTGTGTAAAGACTGACTCGTCCATTGAGCGCATGTTTTACCCGATCTTGTAACTTGTTTTGTACCTCGGTAGTTTCCTCCTGCACCAATTATACATTCTGTTGTGATTCTTTGAAGAGGAATTAACACAGATCCATCAGCGTTGGTGCACCTGTATGagcaaaaatgttgaaataaaggtgataacaaaaaaaaatcaggaaaaTGGT from Styela clava chromosome 12, kaStyClav1.hap1.2, whole genome shotgun sequence includes the following:
- the LOC120329399 gene encoding plasminogen-like, with amino-acid sequence MVRLIRTALSLFAFSLVLVSVDALGDIGGYRRHENQRPVSRMKPKRRMSGVDSVEACAQVCQRLSSIKCTMFVVRKRNMRCWFYDDSTTKSLSSDFDEFIRDAGFTIFTMLLDGDEPVRDTTQCIQDDDPLGVKYRGTKSKTLSGIKCQRWSKNSPHRPTYRPSNAGKHKNFCRNPDMDSGGIWCYTTNKKKRWEYCDVPKCSELLPKTTTPRAETESTTTPEPIPKECYICNGYGYVGNLTQTISGKTCQRWDASHPHQHSNHPSQKPGRNLDSNFCRNPDGDTKPWCYTTDPNTRWEHCDLERCTNADGSVLIPLQRITTECIIGAGGNYRGTKQVTRSGKTCAQWTSQSLHKHTKTPDQYPCSGLEENYCRNPSANFDQGPWCYTTDPSTRWETCGIPECGTDGGPPPTTTTTTTTSTAPSTSVPGTCGSPTIESTYYTQGFAIVGGRLVETRRRKRGTEQQERILGGDIAYHGSWPWSASLRYYDGHFCGGTLIQTTWVLTAAHCLDDNSPPDHMSVKIGHNRGSEPQMQMRKVLRYILHESYSKSKVKNDIALIQLKVPFQITDYVRTACLPQPDYEVPGESFCVVTGWGNTYDPKYQNDLKQAVLQVHSYEKCMRYMSSFHMKDKTQMCAGTRGAGIDTCRGDSGGPLVCLNSDRWTIQGVTSWGSGCEDKKGSYGSYTRVSKYIGWIKKNMEKYG